taaaaccaaaacacctgtgctgtcaagtcaattctgaccctataggacagcatagacctgccccattgagtttccaaggggtgggtgatgagtttgaactgccaaccttttggctagtgccaaaagcttaaccactgtgctaccagggctcccttagaatggatatattaaattaaaatcagcagcattgtttgagaacataatacataaaagtttaaatgttgagggggttctaaacttaacgagatgtaggcaccatgatccggAATGCAAGTCgtgataatataaatgatgtgGTGATGGGTACAGTAGAATCTGTGGcagctgaaagcctagtgtgtttagagcacaggctgcatgtaagtgtggaatagagaatttttgcttttgttttttccccatcaaacttagttctttggttgtaatttttttgaaattttgaaattttaatttgtctttatattgaagaaaatcaagtgagaatacattaagcaaatatctaaaatacatgcaaaagtaataactataggcatatcacctcaatacctactaaagagcatgaatctgaatttccttcaatatagaaataccaaaagtataaagaactcggattgcataagtaatatttcttaacaccatgagtaaattacgtgttgcatactgacaaattattaaaaaacaacagaGGTATAATTTGTAccactgtatatgtatgtgttatctaattttgtgtgaatagaaaataatgtatagtaacagcagagatggatagtagtatgctatgacaaaaatcttgtttgtaagtgaaagattaaagtagtaattagccctccaagtctgagatttcccaagtcatttgatcaagttttcataaagatatgcacaagcttccttttaaacaaatctcattTCTGCATCAGTCTTAcgtctttcaggcaccagtagagccatggtcaatgcaaacggtaccacaggaataaacttcattcttctagggctctttaaccacacacagatccacctattcctgtttgccatggtgcttgtgatcttcatcacctcactgatgggcaacgcccttatgatcattctcattcatgtgcaccctcaactccacatgcccatgtacttcctgcttagccagctttctttcatggacatgatgctggtctccaccatccttcccaaaatggcagccaactacctgatggacactaggtctatctctcccactggctgtggagtccagatcttcctgcttctcactctgggagggagtgaatgcttcctcttaacggccatgtcctatgactgctatgtggccatatgtcacccactgcgctaccccattctcatgagtcggaagctctgtttactcacgacatcaggttcctggctcctgggagggattgatgggctgatgcaggccgGTGCtactttgagcttcccttactgtcactcacagGAAATCAATCAGTTTTTTTGTGAAGCACCATCATTGGTACACCTTGCCTGTGCTcacaccacgatttttgagtttttcatgtatgtctgctgcattctgatgctcttgatccctttgtctctcattttggcctcatacagccttatcctggctgcagtgctctgcatgcggtcagctggagctgggaaaaaagcctttaagacctgctcctctcacctggcggttgtgggactcttctatggcaccatcatgttcatctacatgaggcccaaatctaatGGTTCAGAGGACCacgataaggtggtctcagtgttttataccatcttcacacctgtcttgaacccccttatatacagtgtgagaaataaagaagtcaagggggccttgaggaggtggctggaaaaacattttatgtgatatcaatgctgagcataatttgcc
This Loxodonta africana isolate mLoxAfr1 unplaced genomic scaffold, mLoxAfr1.hap2 scaffold_186, whole genome shotgun sequence DNA region includes the following protein-coding sequences:
- the LOC135229309 gene encoding olfactory receptor 2T33-like, whose protein sequence is MVNANGTTGINFILLGLFNHTQIHLFLFAMVLVIFITSLMGNALMIILIHVHPQLHMPMYFLLSQLSFMDMMLVSTILPKMAANYLMDTRSISPTGCGVQIFLLLTLGGSECFLLTAMSYDCYVAICHPLRYPILMSRKLCLLTTSGSWLLGGIDGLMQAGATLSFPYCHSQEINQFFCEAPSLVHLACAHTTIFEFFMYVCCILMLLIPLSLILASYSLILAAVLCMRSAGAGKKAFKTCSSHLAVVGLFYGTIMFIYMRPKSNGSEDHDKVVSVFYTIFTPVLNPLIYSVRNKEVKGALRRWLEKHFM